A section of the Leptotrichia sp. HSP-342 genome encodes:
- the udk gene encoding uridine kinase: MSYQTIIVGIAGGTGSGKTSVTQAIIKNLERTGIHSILLEQDSYYKRNDHLTYEERAKLNYDHPDAIDFDLLEKHILALKDGKSIEKPIYDFQVHNRVNETQHIEPANIIIVEGILVLAMEKIRSLFDTKIFVDTDDDERLLRRIERDLNERARSFESIKNQYINTVKPMHLEFVEPSKRYADVIIPRGKDNKVGINMVASRLRYLFNKMNQK, translated from the coding sequence ATGAGCTATCAAACTATAATTGTTGGAATTGCTGGAGGTACTGGTTCTGGTAAGACTAGTGTAACTCAAGCTATTATCAAAAATTTAGAAAGAACGGGAATTCATTCGATTTTGCTGGAACAGGATTCTTATTATAAGAGAAATGATCATCTAACTTATGAAGAGAGGGCTAAGTTAAATTATGATCATCCAGATGCGATTGACTTTGACTTGCTTGAAAAGCATATACTGGCATTAAAAGATGGAAAATCTATCGAAAAGCCTATTTATGATTTCCAGGTTCACAACAGGGTTAATGAAACTCAGCATATTGAACCTGCAAATATAATCATTGTTGAAGGTATTTTAGTACTTGCAATGGAAAAAATCAGAAGTCTTTTTGATACAAAAATTTTTGTTGACACTGATGATGATGAAAGGCTGCTTAGAAGAATTGAGAGGGATTTAAACGAGCGGGCAAGAAGTTTTGAAAGTATAAAAAATCAATATATTAATACTGTAAAGCCTATGCACTTGGAGTTTGTTGAACCTTCCAAAAGATATGCTGATGTTATAATTCCACGTGGAAAAGACAACAAAGTCGGTATAAACATGGTAGCAAGCAGACTTAGATATTTGTTTAACAAAATGAATCAAAAATAA
- a CDS encoding FAD-dependent oxidoreductase, whose product MKIVVIGGGAAGMMFSTQYKKANPEDEVILFEKSSYVAWAGCPTPYFIADELKKSDVLHGTPENFINRGIEVKIHHEVTEINFQNKTVTVKGNEINGIIFYDKLVIAVGAKSFVPNIAGYSKDLENVFTLSHAEHAFKIKDYLNENKSKLKNAVVVGAGFIGLEMAESFRKNGLNVTLIEKADQIFPNVSENLKKRIYKEIENNNVELKLNSGVSEIISENNIAKSVKLDNGETVDFDIALFSIGITPNIDFLPKELKTDSGKIVVNDKFETNIKDVYAIGDCVFNKYYKTDRNLYAPFGDVANKHGMFLAKHLSGKDVSWKGLIRSFATSFYDVKLAQTGLSLKEALQLGYNADVVSMKAMYKNSGFEDSVPASAEIIYDKDRKIVLGGAMVGKEAVAQFVDQMAIVIALETPIEKFIEIDFAYSPTNASVWNPLLVTYRKVIK is encoded by the coding sequence ATGAAAATAGTTGTAATCGGAGGCGGAGCAGCTGGAATGATGTTTTCGACTCAATATAAAAAAGCAAATCCTGAAGATGAGGTTATTTTATTTGAAAAATCCTCTTATGTGGCTTGGGCTGGATGTCCAACACCTTATTTCATTGCTGATGAATTGAAGAAAAGTGATGTTCTGCACGGAACACCTGAAAATTTTATAAATCGTGGAATTGAAGTAAAAATTCATCACGAAGTTACAGAAATAAATTTTCAGAATAAGACTGTAACAGTAAAAGGAAATGAAATTAACGGAATAATCTTTTACGACAAACTGGTAATTGCTGTTGGGGCAAAATCATTTGTGCCAAATATTGCTGGATACTCGAAGGATTTGGAAAATGTGTTTACTTTATCTCACGCAGAACATGCCTTTAAAATAAAAGATTATCTTAACGAAAATAAATCAAAATTAAAAAATGCAGTTGTTGTAGGAGCTGGATTTATTGGACTGGAAATGGCTGAATCATTCAGAAAAAATGGATTAAACGTTACACTTATTGAAAAGGCTGATCAAATTTTTCCAAATGTTTCTGAAAACTTGAAAAAAAGAATTTATAAAGAAATAGAAAATAATAATGTTGAATTAAAATTAAACTCTGGCGTTTCAGAAATAATTTCTGAAAATAATATAGCAAAATCAGTAAAATTGGATAATGGGGAAACTGTAGACTTTGATATTGCACTATTTAGTATCGGAATTACTCCAAACATTGATTTCTTGCCGAAAGAATTAAAAACTGATTCTGGGAAAATTGTTGTAAATGATAAATTTGAGACAAATATTAAAGATGTATATGCCATTGGAGATTGCGTTTTTAACAAATATTACAAAACTGATAGAAATTTATATGCTCCATTTGGAGATGTAGCAAACAAGCATGGAATGTTCCTTGCAAAACACTTATCTGGAAAAGATGTGAGCTGGAAAGGGCTAATCCGTTCTTTTGCAACTTCATTTTATGATGTAAAACTAGCACAAACTGGACTTTCTCTAAAAGAAGCTCTGCAATTAGGATACAATGCCGATGTAGTTTCAATGAAAGCAATGTATAAAAATTCTGGCTTTGAAGACTCTGTTCCTGCAAGTGCCGAAATTATTTACGATAAAGACAGAAAAATTGTTCTTGGTGGAGCAATGGTAGGAAAAGAAGCAGTAGCACAATTTGTAGATCAAATGGCTATTGTTATTGCTCTTGAAACACCTATTGAAAAATTCATAGAAATTGACTTTGCATATTCCCCAACAAATGCAAGTGTTTGGAATCCGTTATTAGTAACATATAGAAAAGTTATTAAATAA
- a CDS encoding potassium channel family protein, which yields MKKKIEKLHKNKRFRISYQVIFIFLALYSFVTTLLDLHGDISIFNNPILEFIDVSIYLIFAVDYFIRFTNSDNKLDFIESNIPDLISIIPYYSIFRLFRIFKIRRLARVFKHLKLTKAYLSVKKFYKKIKKILRANGLIYLLIFAVLGIIVSALIVSYVEKLSYFNSLWWAFVTATTVGYGDVYPHTFIGRIIAIFLILIGMGTFGMITGAITSYFLNRQTDLIPDDDLDEYVLNSQNYTDTEKQEIITFIQFIRNKRKK from the coding sequence ATGAAAAAGAAAATTGAAAAATTACATAAAAACAAAAGATTTCGTATAAGTTATCAGGTTATTTTTATTTTCTTGGCATTATACAGCTTTGTCACTACACTTTTAGATTTACATGGCGATATTAGCATTTTTAATAATCCAATCCTGGAATTTATTGATGTATCAATTTATTTAATTTTTGCAGTGGATTATTTTATACGTTTTACAAATTCAGACAATAAATTAGATTTTATTGAAAGCAATATTCCTGATTTAATCTCAATTATTCCGTATTATTCTATTTTTAGACTATTCAGAATTTTTAAGATTAGACGTTTAGCAAGAGTTTTTAAGCATTTAAAGCTGACAAAAGCTTATTTGTCTGTAAAAAAATTCTACAAAAAAATAAAAAAAATCTTGAGAGCAAATGGACTTATTTATTTGTTAATATTTGCTGTACTTGGAATCATAGTATCTGCCCTAATAGTTTCCTATGTCGAAAAACTCTCTTATTTTAATAGCCTATGGTGGGCTTTTGTAACTGCAACTACTGTTGGTTATGGAGATGTCTATCCGCATACATTTATTGGAAGAATAATTGCTATTTTTCTGATACTGATTGGAATGGGAACTTTTGGAATGATTACGGGAGCAATCACAAGTTATTTCTTAAATCGGCAAACTGATTTAATTCCAGATGATGATTTAGATGAATATGTTTTAAACTCCCAAAATTACACAGATACAGAAAAACAGGAAATTATAACTTTTATACAATTTATAAGAAACAAAAGAAAAAAATAA
- a CDS encoding contractile injection system protein, VgrG/Pvc8 family yields MSKDVNVENMYEGKNIGIILNKTKLENFVIQEFVLDENINEHQKLEIQLEMDDEQRKNLERIIEKEDVGIEIELANADKDVKRKVFSGIVDYFEILDYGSYGCRILMRAFSKSVLFDRKNEKKYRVFQDRNLMFSDIIDEINKDYADKKLEIKYSDIAKKQIGSLIVQFDETDWEFLVRLASQLKTGMFVIEQGIILFGIVEMGEIKKENKYFSDYSLVRDYKNLYYKVQSNKVINLGDTVSISENAVENEGNDKDSSGNKGSFSVLQTRIFLKDFILKSEFLATDMKSYHIFKKYNEKIKGCRIEANVERVFEDSGIAKMEVRFAEGLKKNCSGKKQ; encoded by the coding sequence ATGAGTAAAGATGTAAATGTTGAAAATATGTATGAAGGGAAAAATATTGGAATCATACTGAATAAAACAAAGTTAGAGAATTTTGTGATTCAGGAATTTGTATTAGATGAAAATATTAATGAACATCAGAAGCTGGAAATTCAATTGGAAATGGATGATGAGCAGAGAAAAAATTTGGAAAGAATTATTGAAAAGGAAGATGTTGGGATTGAAATTGAGCTTGCTAATGCAGATAAGGATGTAAAAAGAAAAGTTTTTAGTGGGATTGTTGATTATTTTGAGATTTTGGATTATGGGAGTTATGGGTGCAGGATTTTGATGAGGGCGTTTTCTAAGAGTGTGCTTTTTGACAGGAAAAATGAGAAGAAGTATCGGGTTTTTCAGGATAGGAATTTAATGTTTTCAGATATAATTGATGAGATTAATAAGGATTATGCTGATAAAAAGTTGGAAATAAAATATTCTGATATTGCGAAAAAGCAGATAGGCAGTTTGATTGTTCAGTTTGATGAAACAGACTGGGAATTTTTGGTAAGACTTGCAAGTCAATTAAAAACGGGGATGTTTGTAATAGAACAGGGAATAATATTGTTTGGAATCGTAGAAATGGGAGAAATTAAGAAGGAAAATAAATATTTTTCAGATTATTCGCTGGTAAGAGATTATAAAAATCTATATTATAAAGTGCAGTCAAATAAAGTAATAAATTTGGGAGATACTGTTTCTATTTCTGAAAACGCTGTAGAAAATGAAGGAAATGATAAAGATTCTAGTGGGAATAAAGGCAGTTTTTCTGTATTGCAAACTAGAATATTTTTGAAGGATTTTATTTTAAAAAGTGAATTTTTAGCAACGGATATGAAGAGTTATCACATATTCAAGAAATATAATGAAAAAATAAAAGGGTGCAGAATTGAAGCAAATGTTGAACGGGTGTTTGAAGATAGCGGAATTGCGAAAATGGAAGTCAGATTTGCAGAAGGGCTGAAAAAAAATTGTTCAGGAAAGAAGCAATGA
- the ychF gene encoding redox-regulated ATPase YchF gives MMIGIGIVGLPNVGKSTLFNAITKTQNAEAANYPFATIEPNVGLVSVPDPRLKDLEKVVNPERTVGATVEFVDIAGLVKGASKGEGLGNQFLSNIRNTAAICQVVRCFDDDNIIHVEGSVDPIRDIETINAELIFADLDTVERAIQKNQKLARGGNAEGKELVAVLERCKVHLEEFKLLKTLEFTQREEELIKVYQFLTVKPMMFAANISEEDLTAGIENDYVKKVREFAKQYDSEVVTFSAKVEAELIEIEDEEERQMFIDELGIKEPSLNRLIRAGFKLLGLITYFTAGVKEVRAWTIKQGTNAQKSASEIHTDIEKGFIRAEVVSFDKFIELNGWNGAKEKGAMRLEGKEYIVQDGDVMFFRFNV, from the coding sequence ATAATGATAGGAATAGGAATTGTAGGATTACCAAACGTAGGAAAATCAACATTATTTAACGCAATAACAAAAACACAGAATGCAGAGGCGGCAAACTATCCATTTGCAACAATTGAGCCAAATGTAGGGCTTGTAAGCGTGCCAGATCCACGTTTAAAAGATCTGGAGAAAGTAGTTAATCCAGAAAGAACGGTTGGAGCGACAGTTGAATTTGTAGATATTGCAGGACTTGTAAAAGGTGCATCAAAAGGGGAAGGACTAGGAAACCAGTTTTTATCAAACATTAGAAATACAGCTGCAATTTGTCAGGTTGTAAGATGTTTTGATGATGACAATATTATTCACGTGGAAGGAAGCGTTGATCCTATAAGAGATATTGAAACGATTAATGCAGAATTGATTTTTGCTGATTTAGACACAGTTGAAAGGGCAATTCAGAAAAATCAGAAGCTGGCTCGTGGAGGAAACGCAGAAGGAAAAGAATTAGTCGCAGTTCTTGAAAGATGTAAAGTTCATCTGGAAGAATTTAAATTATTAAAAACATTGGAATTTACTCAAAGAGAAGAGGAATTAATAAAAGTTTATCAATTTTTAACAGTAAAACCAATGATGTTTGCCGCAAATATTTCGGAAGAAGATTTGACGGCTGGAATTGAAAATGATTACGTAAAAAAAGTGCGTGAATTTGCAAAACAGTACGATAGCGAAGTAGTAACCTTTTCAGCAAAAGTGGAAGCAGAACTAATCGAAATCGAAGACGAAGAAGAAAGACAAATGTTCATTGACGAATTAGGAATAAAAGAACCAAGTCTAAATAGACTAATTAGAGCAGGATTCAAATTGTTAGGACTAATCACATATTTTACAGCTGGAGTAAAAGAAGTAAGAGCATGGACAATAAAACAAGGAACAAACGCTCAAAAATCTGCCAGTGAAATTCATACAGACATTGAAAAAGGATTTATCAGAGCAGAAGTAGTGTCTTTCGACAAATTCATCGAACTAAACGGATGGAACGGTGCAAAAGAAAAAGGTGCAATGAGACTGGAAGGAAAAGAGTACATTGTGCAAGATGGGGATGTAATGTTCTTCAGATTTAATGTTTAA
- a CDS encoding uracil-DNA glycosylase yields the protein MWNDLKLEIDICTKCILEKTRINPIVGEGNKKAEILFVLDSISEEEDVKHKLLIDRNGKYFKKFLEYSKLDLKKCYFTTLTKCSSHGNLIEKDSITKCNEFLVAQIALINPKYIVTVGERATKSLLENVEKEDIKDLVGKVFDFYGEIKVVPIYDISYLFKATDKEKWKLIKILEKL from the coding sequence ATGTGGAATGACTTAAAGCTGGAAATCGACATTTGTACTAAATGTATATTAGAAAAAACTAGAATTAATCCAATTGTTGGCGAAGGGAATAAAAAGGCAGAAATTTTATTTGTGCTGGATAGCATAAGTGAGGAAGAGGATGTAAAACATAAACTTTTGATTGACAGAAATGGAAAATATTTTAAAAAATTTTTGGAGTATTCAAAGCTTGATTTGAAGAAATGTTATTTTACAACTCTTACAAAATGTAGTTCACATGGTAATTTAATCGAGAAAGACAGTATTACAAAGTGTAATGAGTTTCTTGTAGCACAAATTGCCTTGATTAATCCAAAGTACATTGTAACAGTTGGAGAAAGGGCAACTAAATCACTTTTAGAAAATGTAGAAAAAGAGGATATAAAAGATTTGGTGGGTAAAGTGTTTGATTTTTATGGAGAAATTAAGGTTGTACCGATTTACGATATTTCTTATTTGTTTAAAGCGACAGATAAGGAAAAATGGAAATTAATAAAAATTTTGGAAAAATTATAA
- a CDS encoding MBL fold metallo-hydrolase, translating into MKFSSLGSGSSGNSSYIEMGNKKFLIDAGFSGKKIVEKLNNIEKRIEDVMGIFVTHEHSDHIQGLGVVSRKYDIPIYLHEVTYNVIKDRIGKIEKKNLNFIRDEKIVIDNCVINNFEVMHDAEKCLGYTFEYEGKKLSYASDVGCVNNIIKENLKNSDVIVLESNYDYNMLMTGPYHWELKNRVKGRNGHLSNAEASKLIGQVLSEKLKKVYLMHISKDNNTPELAYNSLYQILERENKSHLEIEIINEEGTEIYKI; encoded by the coding sequence ATGAAATTTTCAAGTTTGGGAAGTGGAAGTAGCGGAAATTCAAGCTATATTGAGATGGGCAATAAGAAATTTCTTATAGATGCAGGATTTAGTGGAAAAAAAATTGTAGAAAAATTGAATAATATTGAAAAAAGGATTGAGGATGTAATGGGGATATTTGTGACACATGAGCATTCTGACCATATTCAAGGACTGGGTGTTGTTTCAAGAAAATACGATATTCCAATTTATCTTCACGAAGTAACTTATAATGTAATTAAGGACAGAATTGGAAAAATTGAGAAAAAAAATTTAAATTTTATAAGAGATGAAAAAATTGTTATTGATAATTGTGTGATAAATAATTTTGAAGTAATGCACGATGCTGAAAAGTGCTTGGGATATACATTTGAATATGAAGGAAAAAAATTGTCCTATGCAAGTGATGTTGGCTGTGTAAACAATATTATTAAGGAAAATTTGAAAAATAGCGATGTAATTGTGCTGGAAAGTAATTATGACTATAATATGCTAATGACAGGGCCTTATCATTGGGAACTGAAAAATCGTGTAAAGGGAAGAAATGGACATTTGTCAAATGCAGAAGCATCAAAGCTGATTGGGCAGGTGCTTAGCGAGAAACTGAAAAAGGTTTATTTAATGCATATAAGCAAGGACAATAACACGCCAGAGCTGGCTTATAATTCGCTGTACCAAATTTTGGAGCGAGAAAATAAAAGCCATTTGGAAATTGAAATTATTAACGAAGAAGGAACAGAAATTTATAAAATATAG
- the yqeH gene encoding ribosome biogenesis GTPase YqeH yields the protein MIIKKCSGCGIELQFEDKNKEGYVPEEKFITEDNLLCQRCFKIKNYGENLVNNFSREDYLKEVNECVKKSDIILPIFDIIDFEGSFTEEILDYLRDYRSIILINKIDLLPDFIHPTEISNWVKDRLAEEDIVPDDIAFISAKNKYGVNGIIRKIKNIFHNKKVKATVLGVSNVGKSSVINLLLGNNKITTSKYSGTTLKSINNKIPNSEITIIDTPGLIPDGRISDLISVENGLKLVPAGEISRKTFKLEENQVFMFDVFCRFKILGNKLLESGSKPIFSAYASKSVKFHVAREERVEALLNGNYFEILQGNEKEKYFQNKFVTHEVEIEENEELVIAGLGWINVKRGPLKVQLEVPKNVKVIVRPSIFKNRK from the coding sequence TTGATTATAAAAAAATGTAGCGGTTGTGGAATTGAACTGCAGTTTGAAGATAAAAATAAGGAAGGATATGTTCCTGAAGAGAAGTTTATAACAGAGGATAATTTGCTTTGTCAGAGATGTTTTAAAATTAAAAATTATGGGGAAAATCTTGTAAATAATTTTAGCAGGGAAGATTATTTGAAGGAAGTAAATGAATGTGTAAAAAAATCTGATATAATACTTCCAATTTTTGATATTATTGACTTTGAAGGTTCATTTACTGAGGAAATCTTGGATTATCTAAGAGATTACAGATCTATAATTTTAATTAACAAAATAGATTTGCTGCCTGACTTTATACATCCAACTGAAATTTCCAACTGGGTAAAGGACAGACTTGCTGAAGAGGATATTGTACCCGATGACATTGCTTTTATCAGTGCAAAAAATAAATACGGAGTAAATGGAATAATCAGAAAAATTAAAAATATTTTTCATAACAAAAAAGTAAAGGCAACTGTACTTGGAGTTTCAAATGTTGGCAAATCATCAGTTATAAATTTACTTCTTGGAAACAACAAAATAACAACTTCTAAATATTCTGGAACTACTTTAAAATCAATTAACAATAAAATTCCAAATAGTGAAATTACGATAATTGACACACCTGGACTTATTCCAGATGGGAGAATTTCTGATTTGATTAGTGTAGAAAATGGATTAAAGCTAGTGCCAGCTGGAGAAATTTCCCGAAAAACTTTTAAACTTGAAGAAAATCAGGTATTTATGTTTGATGTTTTCTGCAGATTTAAAATACTTGGAAATAAACTTTTAGAAAGTGGAAGCAAGCCTATATTTTCTGCTTATGCTTCAAAAAGCGTGAAGTTTCACGTGGCTCGTGAGGAAAGAGTGGAAGCCTTGTTAAATGGAAATTACTTTGAGATTTTACAAGGAAATGAAAAAGAAAAGTATTTTCAAAATAAATTTGTGACTCATGAAGTGGAAATCGAGGAAAATGAGGAACTGGTAATAGCAGGACTAGGCTGGATAAATGTTAAAAGAGGTCCGCTAAAGGTACAGCTTGAAGTTCCCAAAAATGTGAAGGTAATTGTTAGACCATCAATTTTTAAAAACAGGAAATAA